TCACGAGCAAAACGCCGGTCGATTTACGGCCCCGGAATACCGCAAACTGACGTTCGTTTCTCTAAAAGCCGAGGATCTGGCCGGAAACGTGGCCGTTTCCGAAGATCGCGTCGTCGAACTGTTCCAAGAGCGTAGCGGCACTTACAACATTCCCGAACGACGCAAGCTGTCTCAGGCCGTGCTCCCCGACGAAGCGGCCGCCAAGGCCTTGGTGGAAAGCGCCAATGCCGGAGGGGAACTGACCGGCGCCGTGGACCTGGGCGTCATGGATAAGAGCGGCCTGCCCCTGCCCGAACTGGCCGACGTGGCCTTCAGCCTGTCTAAGGGACAAGTGGGCGGACCGGTCAAGAGCCCCTTTGGCTGGCATGTTTTCAAGGTCGAGGACATCGAGGCCGCCCGCACCAAGACGCTGGATGAGGCGCGCGAGGAACTGACCCGCGATATTGCCTTGGAATTGGCGGTGGACGACCTCTACAAGCTCTCCAATGATCTGGAAGACACTTTGGGTGGCGGCGCCACCTTGGAAGAAGCGGCCCGGGATCTGAGCATCTCCATCGCCACGGTCGCCGCCGTGGATGCCCAGGGCCGGGATACGGAGGGCGGCTCGGTAGAAGGTCTGGCCGCCGATCCGGATTTCCTGCGCGTCGCCTTTGCAACCGAACCCGGCCAGGAAAGTGCTCTGACGGAATTCGGCAGCGACGGCTATTTCATTGTCCGGATCGATTCGGTCACGCCGCCGACCTTGCGCCCGCTGGATAGCGTTCGCAATGACGTGATCAAAGCCTGGACCGCCGAGCGCAAGAGTACCGCTGCCTTGGACCGGGCCAAATCCCTAGCCAAACAGATGGAAAGTGGTCTGAGCCTCGACGACGCGGCCAAAGCGGTGGATACAACCCCCATCACCACCCCGGCCCTGACCCGCGATGGCACGGGCGCCGCTCTGCCGCGGCCTTTGGTGGACGCCCTATTCAATGCCGAAAAAGGCGCCGTGGTCACGGCGCAAGGTCCAGCTGGTGCCTATGTGGCCCGGCTCACCGAGATCATCGTTCCCAACGCGAAGGCAGATAGCGAGAAAGGCAAGGTTGCCGCCCTGACAACCGCCGTCACCCAGGAAATGTCATCCGACCTGATGGTACAGTATCTCAATGCCTTGCGGTCTCAATACGGCGTGACCGTCAATCAGCGCGCCCTTGACGAGGCCCAATAATGCAAATCCGGCCCGATTTCGCCCAGTTCAAGGCAACCTACGAATCGGGTCGCGCGCAGGTGGCCTGGACCACCCTGGTCGCTGACCTGGAAACGCCGGTCTCCGCCTATCTGAAATTGGCCGACGGACGGTGCAATTCCTTCCTGTTGGAATCGGTAACCCAGGGCACCAATCGCGGCCGCTATTCCTTTATCGGCCTGAAACCCGACGTCATTTGGCGTTGTCACGGGCCCAAGGCAGAGATCAACCGGCAGGCGCGCATGGACCCGGATTCGTTCGAGGCCTGCCAATTGGACAGTCTGGCCTCTTTCCGCGCCCTGCTGGCCGAGAGCCATATTGATCTGCCCGAGGAACTGCCGCCCATGTCAGCGGGTCTGGTGGGCTACATGGCCTATGACATGATCCGCCAGATTGAGACCCTGCCCGACGACAATCCGGATGAGATCAATATTCCAGACGGTATCTACATGCGGCCCAGCGTGATCGCCGTGTTCGACAATATCGAAGATCTGGTGACCGTCATCACCCCGGTCTGGGTCGATGAGGACAACATCAGCGCCGAGGCGGCGCATGAACAGGCCCGCACCCGGCTTGCCGATGTGGTGGCCGATTTTCAGCGCTCCCTGCCCTATCGGCGGGAACGGCCTTCGGACACGGCGGATCTGGGTGAACCGCAGTCCAATATGACCCGCGAGCAGTTCCACTCAATGGTCGACAAGGCCAAGGAATACATCCTGGCCGGGGATATCTTTCAAGTGGTGCTGTCGCAGCGTTTCCGGCTGCCATTCAATCTGCCGCCCTTTGCGCTGTATCGATCTTTGCGTCGGTTGAATCCATCGCCCTATTTGTTCAATCTGGATTTCGGTGATTTCACCATCGTCGGCTCAAGCCCTGAAGTGCTGGTGCGGGTGCGCGATGGCGAGATCACCATCCGCCCCATTGCCGGAACCCGCCCCCGTGGCGCCACGCCCGAGGAGGATCGGGCACTGGCCAAGGACCTGTTGGGCGATGAAAAAGAGTTGGCCGAGCACCTGATGTTGCTGGACCTGGGCCGCAACGATGTGGGCCGGGTGGCCAAAGTTGGGTCTGTCCGGGTGACGGAACGTTCGATCATCGAGAACTATTCCCACGTCATGCATATCGTTTCCAACGTGATCGGAGAATTGGACCGTGATCGGGCCGATGAGCTGGATGCCCTGTTCGGCGGTTTCCCGGCAGGCACCGTCTCCGGCGCACCCAAGGTGCGTGCCATGGAAATCATCGATGAGTTGGAACCGGAAAGGCGCAGCTTCTATGCGGGCTGTATCGGCTATTTCGGCGCCAACGGCGATATGGATACCGCCATTGCCCTGCGCACCGCCCTGGTCAAGGACGGCACCCTCTATGCCCAGGCGGGCGGCGGAATTGTCCACGATTCAACGTCCGAAGGCGAATACCAGGAAAGCCTCAACAAGGCCCGCGCCATCATCCGCGCGGCCCAGGAAGCGGTCCGCTTCGCGGCTCGGGGCTAACCCAGGATATCCACCATGCGGCTGAGCGGCACCAAGGTGATTCCCTTGGCCTTCAACTTCGGCAGCCACTCGCCAAGCATGCGGATGGTGGCGTCGCGCGGGTGGCCAATGGCAATGGCCCGACCATTGCGTCGCGCCAATTTCTCCAAGATTGCCAATTGCTTGGCCACGGCATCATCTTTGTTGACGTTATCCAAAAACACATTGCGCATGGCAAAGGGAATGCCCACCCGACGCGCCACGTCAGGCCCGGCCGTCTTGCCGGTGGTGCGGGAATCCAAAAAAAACAGCCCGCGGTCCCTGAGTTCTTCGAGAACCACGGCCATGGACGAGGCATCGGCGGTGAAGGCGCTGCCCATGTGGTTATTGACCCCAACGAAGCCCTCGAAACGGCTGAGGCCCCAATTAAGACGGCGGCGGATCTCGTTCGGCTCCAGCCCCAATTCCAAGACCTCAGGCCCCGGGTCCAGCTTGGCATTGCCCGGCTGCATGGGAAAATGCACCAACAGTTCATGCCCGGCGGCGGTGGCAGCGCCGGTCTGACTTGCCAAATCTTCGGCATAGGTCAAAAAGGCCATGGTCAAGGGACCGGGCAAGGCAATGGTTTTACGGGTGCGCTTGTGATCAATCCCCAGATCATCAATCACCACGGCCACCATGGGTCCTTCCTTGGTCGGCGCAGGTAGCGCGGCAGGCGGCAGGGAGGCCACCTGTGGCGAGGCCGCTGCACCCGGCGGATCGAGGGGGAACAGCTCCTGAAACACCTGACCAACGGGCGCCGCCTTGGGCGGTGGCATGACACCCCCCGGCTTGATCCTGGGCTTCGGGGCCTGCGCCAGCATGGCCACGGCGCTGGTCTCATTGACCACCGGTTCCTGAACCACCGGCGCCGGGGCGGCCAGGAATGGTTCGGGTGCCTTTGGGAGCAAAGATTCGGGCGGCGTGGGATCCGGGCCTTCATAGATATCGTGAGGCAGCGCTTCCTCGTAGGGCAGGCTTTCCAGATGAGCCAGTTCTTCGATCGGGTCGGGAAAGATCGGTTCCGGCGGCGGTAACTGGTATGGCGCCCCGCCATTGCGGCGCTTGTAATAGGGAATCTCCTGCGAGACCTTTTTAATGCTGACCACGCGGGAATCGTCGCCGCGCAGCATCACCCCGGCCCCATAGCCGAACGCCAGGGTTCCCACGGCCATCATGCCATAGACAACCCAGCGAATCAGGGGCTTGGTCGGTAAAAGCGGCATTGGTCCCGGTCCCGGTTAATGATCCTCGACCCCTACCCCGGCGCGAGGATGGCGTCAACGACCTTGGGGCTTCCACCGCCTGAGAAGCAAGGAATTGCTGACCACGCTGACACTGGACAAGGCCATAGCCGCGCCGGCCACAACCGGACTCAGTTGCCCGGATACGGCCAAGGGAATAGCAATGACGTTATAGACGAAGGCCCAAAACAGGTTTTGGCGGATCTTGTTGGCCGTGGCCCGCGAGATATCCAGCGCATCGGCCACCAGGTCCGGACGACCGCGCATAAGGGTTATCCCGGCGGTGGCCATGGCCACGTCGGTGCCGGTCCCCATGGCGATCCCCACATCCGCCGCCGCCAGGGCAGGCGCGTCATTGATGCCGTCGCCCACCATGGCCACGCCGCCCTTGCCACGCAAGGGCGCCACCATATCGGCCTTGTCGCCGGGCATCACCTGAGCGATGACCTCGTCCAGGCCCAGGGTCCGGCCGACTTTTTCCACTGCCGCCCGACTATCGCCACTGAGCAGAATGGTCCGCCGCCCCATGGCCTTGAGGCGGGCGACGGCCGAGGCCGATTCGGCCTTGATATTGTCCCCGAACGCCAACAATCCTGCAGCTTTGCCGTTGATCGCCACATAGACCACCGTATGACCTTCGGCTTCCAGATCCGTCACCGGCTCGACGGGAATATCCCTCTCGGCCATCAGGCGAGCATTGCCAATCAGCACATTTTTCTTGCCGACCCGGGCTTCCAGGCCGCGCCCCGGCAAAGCGGTAAAGCTTTCCAACTTGGGCAGGGTTTTCACTTCGCATACATCCAGCAAGGCCCGGGCCAGGGGATGTTCACTGCCCTGTTGGGCGGCAGCCGCCAGGATCACCAGAGATTCGGTCTTGCGGCGTCTATCCAGGCTCTTGGCCAGCACCATTGTCGGGCGCCCCTCGGTCAGGGTGCCTGTCTTGTCGAACACAACGGTTCTCGCCTTATGCGCCCCCTCCAGCGCCGCCGCGTCGCGGATCAAGATGCCCGCCCGGGCTGCCGCGCCCGTCCCGACGATGATCGCCGTCGGCGTCGCCAGGCCTAGGGCACAAGGGCAGGCAATAACCAGCACCGACACGGCATGGATCAGCGCTTCGACCCCGGACGCACCAGCCAGTAGGTGCCCGGCAAAGGTCCCGTAGGCGATTACCGTGACCACCGGCACAAAGATCGCCGCCACCCGGTCCACCAAACGCTGCACAGGGGCTTTGCTGGCCTGAGCGTTCTCGATCAGACGCACAATGCGCCCCAACACCGATTCGGCGCCAATGGTGGTCGCCGAGACTCGAAGTAGCCCCTCGCCATTCAGGGCCCCTCCGGTCACCCTATCGCCTGGCGCCTTGGCCACCGGCAGGCTTTCTCCGGTCAATAGGGATTCATCTGCCTGGGACTCGCCTTCCATGACCTCGCCGTCCACCGGGAAGCGTTCACCAGGCCGCACGATCACCAGATCACCACAGCGCACCGCCTTGACCGGAATGGCAATTTCCTCGCCATCGCGGAGAATGCGCGCGGTCTCGGGACGGAGATGGCCGAGGGCCCGAATGGCCGCCGTGGCACTCCATTTGGCGCGTCCTTCGAGCACCTTGCCCAGCAGGACCAGGGTCACCACACTGGCCGAGGCTTCGAAATACAGATGATCCGCCTCGCCGCGCAGCATCAGGAAAAGGCTCAATCCATAGGCCGCCGAGGTACCCAGCACCACCAGCAGATCCATGTTCGACGACTTGGCCCGCACCGCATTGTTGGCCGCCACATAGAATCGGAACCCGGCCCCGAATTGGACAATCGTCGCCAAGACCAATTGGACCAGGGGGGACAAGACCAACCAGCCGCCGGTCCACATGGCAATCATTTGCAACCAGAATGGCAGGGTAAGGGTCAGGGCCCCGGCGAGCACCCACAGATCCCGGCGCAGGCGGGCATTCTGTCTTGCTTCCAAGGCCTCATAACCGTCTTCCGCCGCCGGTTCGGCGCCGAATCCGGCCTTCTCCACCGCCTTGATCAGGTCGGTGGTGGCCAAGGTGGCATCCTTATAGGCGATGGAAGCCTTTTCATTGGCCAGGTTGACGGTCGCCGAGACCACCCCCGGCTGATTATTGAGCACCCGCTCCAACCGCCCGGAGCAGGCGGCACAGGTCATGCCTGAAATGGTCAGCTCCAGGCTTTGTATATCAATCTTGTTCATGGGCCTTATGTAAGCCTGCCCGCATTGACACGCAATCACCGGATCTCAGCATTGGTACCCCCAGTGCCGGGCCCAGGGCGCCAAAATCGGCATAACCGGCTCCATTTGAGCCCGATAGCGTGTCCACCGGCCCGAGGCACTTCGATAGATCGGCTGAGTCACCTGATCATAGCTTGGGGTGCGTACCCGCCCCCGTTGCCGCGCGGTTTCGGCAAAATCCCTGAACGCGTCAGTCCACTCCAAACCGAGAAAATCCACCAGCGGTCCAAGCGTACCTTCGAAATCATCCACCAGGTCTTCGTAGCGGATGGTGTAAACCGCTGGATCGAACAGAGCCTCGTAGCGGCTCCACAGGCCGAATACGCGGTCGTAGAGCGTCGCCGCGCTCTCCAGCTCACGGAAATTGGCCATGGCGTCGTTTTGCTTGAAGTTCTGCATAAAGCAACTCAGCACACAGTCGCAGGGATGGCGCAGGGCAAGGATAAAGCGAGCCTTGGGAAACAGGCGGCAGATCAATCCGGCTTCGACCATATTCAATGGCATCTTGTCGACGATATGGGGGACGTCGCCGGCTTCGTCGCGAAATGTCTCCAATCGTTCGAAATACAGGTCCCGAAGCGTCCGGATCTCGTTCGGGTCAAGGGTGGCCAAGGCCTCCGGATTGCCCCTCTCCATGGCGGCCAAACGGGTACTCACGGCTTCGAGCATCGGACGTTCCTCGATGACCCCGACCAAGGGATGACTGCGGAGAATGCTATCCAACAGCGTGGTTCCCGAGCGCGGAAAGCCGACCAGGAATATGGGATCGAGTCGGTCGTCGAGCCCCTGTGCGCCGGTCCAGTCGTGAGGGTCAACCGTGGCAAACCAGGCGCCCAGGCGATCAATAAACGCCGCATATCCAGCCGGATTCACCTCCTGAGCCTGTTCCGTCCGCGCCGCCCATTCGTTGGATTGGCGGAAGTAATCAAAGGCTGCCGAGGGGTCATCAATACGGTCGCAAGCCTCGCCAAGCAATTGGGCGCGGGCAGCGTTAAAATGGGGATCTTCCGGTCCCGGCTCCCGCGCTTCGAGAATCTCTCTAACAGCTGAATAGGCCCCTTCGCGTTTTTTGACCATCGCTTGCCAAAGGGTCAGTCTCGGGTGATCTGGACAGGCCGCTTCCACCGCCGCTACGGCCTCTGTTAGCTCGTTGACTTGATTGGATTGTTCAAGCAATTCGATCAACGAATCGTGGGTTGCCGCACGCTGCGGTTCCAGCTCCAGAGCGCGATGGAAATGAACCTTTGCACGCTCCATGTCGCCCAGAAACCTTGCTGCAATGCCCAGATTGTGATGCGCCTCCGCCATGGTCGGCTCGAGGGCCAAGGCTTGCTCGAAATGGCCCAATGCCTTCTGCGTTTGATCCAATCGATGGCTGACCGCCCCCAGCTTCAAATGAGCAAGGGCATGGCGGGGCATGAGGTGCACGGCCTGACCATAGGCCGCCGCCGATTCTCGAAGCTGCCCCAGTCCTTCCAGGGCAATGCCCAGATTGTAGTGGGCCAAACCAAAGTCGGGCTTGAGGTGGATCGCTTCGAGAAAGGATTTTGCCGCTTCCTCGCCCTCATTCAAGGAAAGCTGCGACACGCCGATATTGTACCGAGCCTCGCAATAATCATGCTTCAGGCTCAATGCCTTGCGAAATTCATCAATGGCCTTGATGGATCGCCCCTGCGCTTCTAGGACCAGCCCTAGATTCGTATGGGCCTCGGCGCTTCCCGGATCATCGCGCAGCGCCTCTGCAATGTGTAGTTCCGCTTCATCCAGGCGTCCGGACTGATAGGCCGCGACCCCTAAATAGTGACGGGCATGGCTTTGATGCGGATCCTTGGCCAGCACCCGCCGATACAAGGCCTCGGCCTCGGCCACTCGGCCTGACTGGTGCAGAGTCAGAGCCTGTTGTAGCCACCCGATCCCCTCCTCGCTCGCCTGGGACCCGGCCCGCTTGGCTTCCCGTTCCCGTCGTCTTCGTTCCGCCCGGTTCATGGCACTCCCCGTGATTCGGCCACAGGATAGCTTGATCCAAGAAGCCTCGAAAGGCTTGACCCCAACCCGCCCTTGACGCCCTCCCCCCGCCTGGGCAGGATGGCCGCTCCGCTGAGAGAGAGGCATCCATGTTTCTGCTGATCGATAACTACGACAGCTTTACCTATAATCTGTGGCATTTCCTGAGCGAATTGGGCGCCACCGTCGAAGTGCACCGCAATGACGCGCTGACCGCCGACGAGGCTCTGGCCCTAAACCCGCAAGGCTTGATCATCTCACCGGGCCCTTGCGACCCTGATCAGGCAGGAATCTGCCTGGAACTGATCGACAAGGCGGCAGGCAAATTGCCTGTTCTGGGGGTCTGCCTCGGCCATCAATCCATCGGACAGGTCTTTGGCGGGAAAGTCGTGCGCGCGCCCACCTGCATGCATGGCAAACTGAGCCCGATCGCCCATACGGGAAAAGGGATTTTTGCCGGGTTGCGCAATCCCTTCACCGCCACCCGCTATCATTCCTTGCTCGTGGATCGCGAGAGCCTGCCCGATGACTTGCAGATCACGGCGGAAACCAAGGATGGCCTGATCATGGGATTGCAGCACAAGTCGCTGCCCATATTCGGTGTCCAATTTCATCCCGAGAGCATCGCTTCGGAGTTGGGGCACGACCTGTTACGAAATTTCCTGAAAATCACCTCCAAGGAGCCTTTGGCGGCATGAGCGATACGGCCCACTACCTAAAACCCCTTCTGGCCCAGGTGGCCGACGGCGTCTCCATGAGCGAGGACGAAGCGGCCCAGGCCTTTGAAATCATCATGTCCGGCCATGCCACCGACGCCCAGATCGGCGCCTTTTTGATGGCATTGCGGCTGCGCGGCGAGACGGTGGAGGAAATCACCGGCGCCGTGCGCACCATGCGCGCCAAGATGCTCACCGTCACCGCTCCGGACGGCGCCATGGATATTGTCGGCACCGGCGGCGATGCCTCGGGCACCTACAACATCTCCACCGCCTCGGCCTTCGTGGTCGCCGGTTGCGGCATCCCCATCGCCAAGCACGGCAACAAGGCCCTGTCGTCCAAGTCCGGCGCCGCCGACGTCCTGACCAGCCTGGGCGTGAATATCGGTGCTGAAATGGATGTGGTGGAAAAAGCCATAGCCGAGGCCGGGATTGGCTTCCTGATGGCCCCGCGCCATCATAGCGCCATGAAATACGTAGGCGCTCCCCGGGTTGAGATGGGAATCCGCACCATCTTCAACCTGCTCGGCCCCATGTCCAATCCCGCCGGGGTCAAACGGCAGATGACCGGCGTCTTCTCCCGTGACTGGGTCCGCCCCATGGCCGAGGTTCTGGGTCGCCTGGGCTGCGAGAAGGCCTGGGTGGTGCATGGCTCCGATGGTCTCGATGAACTGACCACCACCGGCCCCTCCTTTGTTGCCGAACTGAAGGATGGCGCAGTTGCCGAGTTCGAGGTCTCGCCTGCCGACGCGGGCCTGCCCATGGCGGCACCGGAAGACCTCAAGGGGGCCGACCCGGAAACCAACGCCAAAGCCCTGCGCGATGTGCTGGGTGGGACAGAGGGTGCCTATCGCGACGTGGTGCTGTTGAATGCGGCCGCCTCCTTGGTGGTTGCCGACAAGGCCGGGGATCTGAAACAAGGCGTGGCCCAGGCCGCCGACAGCATCGAGTCCGGCAAGGCATTGGCGGCATTGGACAAATTGGTCGCGCTGACCAATGGATAATGTGCTCGACAAGATCTGCGCCGACAAACGCGACCATGTGGCCCGCTGCAAGGCTGACCGCTCCCTGGCCGATGTGGAGCGTGCCGCCAAATCCGCCGAACCCACCCGTGGATTTGCCGAGGCCCTGACCCAGGCCGTGGCGGAAGGTGGACACGGCCTGATCGCGGAAATCAAAAAGGCGTCGCCCTCAAAAGGCCTGATTCGCGGTGATTTCGATCCCGAAACGTTGGCCGCCGCCTATGAGGCCGGAGGCGCTTCTTGCCTGTCCGTACTCACGGATCAACCCTACTTTCAGGGCCATGATGACTATCTGGTGGCTGCCCGATCGGTGGTCGATTTGCCGGTCCTGCGCAAGGATTTCATGGTCGATCCCTATCAGGTCACCGAGGCCAGGTCCTTAGGTGCCGATTGCATCTTGTTGATCATGGCGGCGCTGGATGACGGCCTGGCCAAGGAGCTTGAATCGGCAGCCATGGACTGGGGCATGGATGTGCTGATCGAAATCCACGATGGCGAGGAATTGGACCGGGCCTTGGCGCTGCGCTCTCCCCTGCTCGGCATCAACAACCGCAACCTCAAGACCTTGGAGGTCAGTTTGGCCACCACCGAGACACTGGCCCCCCGCGTGCCCACGGACCGCCATCTGGTCTGCGAAAGCGGATTGTTCTCCGCCAAGGACCTGCATCGCATGTCCAAAGTTGGCGCCCACCGGTTTTTGATCGGTGAGTCTCTGATGCGTCAACCGGATGTGGCGGCGGCGACCAAGGCCATCCTCGCCCCGATCGAGGACCTCTGAGAATGGCGGAATTCTCTCATTTTGACACCAATGGCAACGCGGTCATGGTGGATGTGTCCAAAAAAGACAGCACCGAACGCACCGCCACGGCCGAGGGAAAGGTTTTGGTCTCGCAGGAAACCATGGACCTGATCCAGGGCAAGGGCTTCAAGAAAGGCGACGTGCTCGGCGTGGCCCAACTGGCCGGCATCATGGGCGCCAAACGGACCCCCGATCTGATTCCCTTGTGCCACCCCCTGGCCCTGACGTCGGTCAAAGTCGATCTGTCGTGCGACCTGGTGGATACCGCCGTGGTCATTTCCGCCACCTGCAAGCTGGCCGGTAGGACCGGGGTGGAGATGGAAGCCCTGACAGCCGTCGCGGTCGCCGCCCTGACCGTCTATGACATGTGCAAGGCGGTGGACAAGGGCATGCGGATCACCGACATTCGGCTCACCCACAAGGCCGGAGGCAAATCCGGCACCTATGAGGCCCCCTGATATGATTTCGGTTGCGGAAGCCCTAGAAACAGTCCTTTCCGGTATCGTAACATTATCGGCGGAGACAATCTCCGTCGCCGATGCGGTGGACCGTGTGTTGGCCGAGGATGTCTCGGCCCGGCTCACCCAGCCGCCCATGGCGGTTTCGGCCATGGATGGTTACGCGGTGCGGGCTTGCGACGTGAAATCGGTCCCCACGGCCTTGACCTGCGTCGGCGCCGCTCCCGCCGGAGGGACCTATGAGGGTGCGGTCTCCGAGGGCGAATGTGTGCGAATCTTCACCGGCGCCCCCATCCCCGCCGGGACCGATGCGGTGATTATGCAAGAAGACACCGCCCGTGAGGGCGACCGGGTGTTGGTCAAGGAACCCTACCAGAGCGGCAAATTCGTCCGCCAGGCGGGCTTGGACTTTTCCGCGGGCAAAGTGCTTTTGCGCGCCGGGCATCGGCTCAAGGCCCGCGATATCGGGCTCTGTGCTGCCATGAACGTGCCTTGGCTCCGGGTAACCCGAAAGCCCCGGGTGGCAATCTTGGCCACCGGTGATGAATTGGTCATGCCCGGGGACCCGGTGGGGCCAAGCC
The sequence above is drawn from the Magnetospira sp. QH-2 genome and encodes:
- the trpC gene encoding indole-3-glycerol phosphate synthase TrpC codes for the protein MDNVLDKICADKRDHVARCKADRSLADVERAAKSAEPTRGFAEALTQAVAEGGHGLIAEIKKASPSKGLIRGDFDPETLAAAYEAGGASCLSVLTDQPYFQGHDDYLVAARSVVDLPVLRKDFMVDPYQVTEARSLGADCILLIMAALDDGLAKELESAAMDWGMDVLIEIHDGEELDRALALRSPLLGINNRNLKTLEVSLATTETLAPRVPTDRHLVCESGLFSAKDLHRMSKVGAHRFLIGESLMRQPDVAAATKAILAPIEDL
- the moaC gene encoding cyclic pyranopterin monophosphate synthase MoaC, yielding MAEFSHFDTNGNAVMVDVSKKDSTERTATAEGKVLVSQETMDLIQGKGFKKGDVLGVAQLAGIMGAKRTPDLIPLCHPLALTSVKVDLSCDLVDTAVVISATCKLAGRTGVEMEALTAVAVAALTVYDMCKAVDKGMRITDIRLTHKAGGKSGTYEAP